The following coding sequences are from one Cryptococcus deuterogattii R265 chromosome 1, complete sequence window:
- a CDS encoding tartrate transporter — MTSPTTTRPPMPPSPKSSFEEPKENVVVELRGVEAKYTKPIPESIRNLSADELKAIEKRIVRKADMVMMPIMGLLYILNYIDRQNLAAAKLQGIMTDLNMTTQQFATAVSILFVGYLPYQIVSNVLISRISRPGLYICVACALWGILSACTATVKSYGALLAVRVMLGFIEAVFFPGAIYLLSAWYTKNELGKRIGGLYIGQQVGNAFGGLIAAGCLKLDGAHGIAGWRWLFIIEGSITVGAALLCAFVLPEYPYNARLLKPLEREVAVWRLENEAGAAEGNEKVGAWDGFKEGFKDPKLYALIFFNMMSQTQGSIANFFPTIVQTLGYSSIITLLLSAPPYVFAGGYYMGMTWISDRYNIIYPLIVVNICLAIVTYIIPMATLSIGGRYTAMIFMPCTSVGPQLLLYKTINHHMPRPVAKRAAAIALMNAIGGTSNIWASYLWFSKPRYYAAFGTFIGAAVLFLITVTAYRFYVRRENRLLDGTPEEVARVMKRGVTQEQVDMGWRYEGY, encoded by the exons ATGACATCTCCAACTACCACCCGGCCACCTATGCCTCCTTCACCCAAATCTAGCTTTGAAGAACCCAAAGAGAATGTTGTCGTTGAGCTTCGAGGGGTCGAGGCGAAATACACCAAGCCTATCCCTGAGAGCATTCGCAACTTGTCGGCGGACGAGTTGAAGGCCATCGAAAAAAGGATCGTACGCAAGGCGGATATGGTTATGAT GCCTATCATGGGTCTCTTGTACATTCTGAACT ATATTGATCGTCAAAACTTGGCGGCTGCCAAACTTCAAGGTATCATGACCGACCTCAACATGACAACTCAGCAGTTCGCAACGGCCGTGTCTATTCTTTTCGTGGGATACCTCCCTTATCAGATCGTATCAAACGTCCTTATCAGCCGTATCTCCCGTCCCGGTCTCT ATATTTGTGTTGCTTGTGCCCTATGGGGTATCCTCAGTGCCTGCACAGCCACCGTCAAATCTTATGGCGCCCTCCTTGCTGTCCGCGTCATGCTCGGTTTTATCGAagccgtcttcttcccaggTGCCATCTACTTACTATCCGCCTGGTACACCAAGAATGAACTTGGTAAACGTATCGGAGGCCTCTATATCGGACAGCAAGTCGGTAATGCTTTTGGCGGTCTTATCGCTGCGGGGTGCTTGAAGCTTGATGGTGCGCATGGTATCGCCGGTTGGCGTTGGCTTTTCATCAT CGAGGGTTCCATCACAGTCGgtgctgctcttctttgcgCCTTTGTCCTTCCTGAATACCCTTACAACGCTCGTCTTCTCAAACctttggagagagaagtAGCTGTTTGGCGATTGGAAAACGAAGCGGGTGCAGCTGAAGGTAATGAGAAGGTTGGGGCTTGGGATGGGTTTAAAGAAGGTTTCAAAGACCCCAAG TTGTACgccctcatcttcttcaacatgATGTCACAAACGCAAGGGTCTATTGCCAACTTCTTCCCTACTATCG TTCAAACTCTTGGATACAGTTCTAtcatcaccctcctcctcagtGCGCCGCCATATGTCTTTGCGGGTGGTTATTATATGGGTATGACATGGATCAGTGAC CGCTACAACATCATATACCCCCTTATCGTGGTCAACATCTGCCTTGCCATCGTCACTTACATCATTCCCATGGCCACCCTCTCCATCGGCGGTCGATACACTGCCATGATCTTCATGCCTTGTACCTCTGTCGGTCCTCAACTGCTTCTTTACAAGACTATCAACCACCATATGCCTCGACCTGTCGCCAAGAGGGCAGCGGCCATTGCGTTGATGAACGCGATCGGCGGTACTTCTAATATCTGGGCGAGTTACCTTTGGTTCTCAAAACCAAGATATTACGCCGCCTTTGGAACAT TCATTGGCGCGGCAgttcttttccttatcACTGTCACTGCTTACCGTTTCTACGTCCGACGCGAAAACAGACTACTTGACGGTACCCCCGAAGAAGTGGCTAGAGTTATGAAGAGAGGTGTCACCCAAGAGCAGGTTGATATGGGATGGAGGTATGAGGGTTACTGA
- a CDS encoding 2,4-dihydroxyhept-2-ene-1,7-dioic acid aldolase has translation MTVTNVATAHTTTVQNPRLRLLNTLRSKKPALMTFIAIPSVRHAQIVALTGLDGVIIDCEHGHIGDDQMHNSVSAISALGVSPIIRVRGPQPDILKRALDTGAHGLMVPMINTAKEAAAVVTYSKFPPYGLRGQGSAFPAIGHGLTTPEYMKTANETILTIVQIETKQGVENVEEIAAVPGIDYLFIGPNDLAQSLLGYTPARGDEPVFVEAIDKIVAAARKHGKWVGRLVNDGPLAVEALKTFDSVAITGDTKAISNWYTAQIECVRK, from the exons ATGACCGTCACCAATGTTGCTACCGCCCACACCACAACCGTTCAGAACCCTCGGCTCAGGCTCCTCAACACTCTTAGATCAAAGAAGCCAGCCTTAATGACATTTATTGCCATTCCAAGTGTTAGGCATGCTCAAATTGTTGCTTTGACTGGTTTAGAT GGAGTCATCATTGATTGTGAACACGGACACATCGGAGATGATCAGATGCACAATTCAGTCTCTGCCATCTCTGCTCTTGGTGTCAGCCCTATCATCCGTGTCCGCGGTCCACAACCCGATATCCTCAAGCGAGCACTTGACACTGGCGCCCA TGGTCTTATGGTTCCCATGATCAACACAGCCAAGGAAGCTGCAGCCGTTGTCACCTATTCAAAATTCCCTCCTTATGGTCTTCGTGGCCAAGGGTCCGCTTTCCCAGCTATCGGTCACGGTCTCACCACACCAGAGTACATGAAGACTGCCAACGAAACAATCTTGACAATCGTCCAAATAGAGACCAAGCAAGGAGTGGAAAatgtggaggagattgCTGCTGTCCCCGGTATCG ATTATCTCTTCATCGGCCCCAACGATCTCGCCCAATCACTCCTCGGCTACACCCCAGCCAGAGGCGACGAACCCGTTTTTGTGGAAGCTATCGACAAGATTGTAGCAGCTGCGCGCAAGCATGGCAAGTGGGTGGGCCGACTGGTGAATGACGGACCTTTGGCAGTGGAGGCGCTCAAGACTTTTGACAGCGTGGCGATCACTGGTGATACCAAGGCTATTTCAAATTGGTATACTGCCCAGATTGAGTGTGTGAGGAAGTAG